The Nocardia vinacea genome contains the following window.
CATGGTGCGCTCTTCACCCGCGAACGGATTGAGCCTGCGTGGTTCGATCCGGCCGTCGAGCACGAACGGGAACAGCACCTCGAGCGCCTTGGTCTTACCGGAACCATTGGGCCCGCGCAGTACCAGCCTGCCGTCGGCGAAACAGTATTCCTGGTCGCGGTAGTCCCACAGGTTGATGATGCCGGCGCGGGTCGGGACGAACCGCACTCCGCCATGGATGAGCGACATGGTTTAAATCCCTTCCGTACCAACGCTGTCGGCCCCGAGCGTGTCGGAGGCGGTGACGAACAATTCGGCGGCCCGCTTGGTACGAACGGTGACGACCGCACCGCGGTAGCGAGCCAGTGCGGGCAGAATAATCAGACCGTCCTCGACCACCTGGACCAGCCGCAGCCGTTCCAACAGGGCGGTCACCTCCCTGGCCAGCCCGGGCACATCCGCCTGCCACTGCGCGGCGAAGGTGACACCGTAGCGGTCGGTCAGCGCCTGCACGGTCTCGCCGACCCAGCTCGCTTCGACGAACGGGTACGTCGCACGCACATACGCCATCGCCTCCGCGTCGGGATCCGAAATCTCTTCCACCACATCGGGATCGGTCGATGGGAGATCGGCGAGCGGCACGAATACGGTGGACTCCGGGATTGCGCCATCGAGTTGCTCGGCAAGCGCGACGGCCGGATCGGGTGCGCCGGGACGCACCGGTACCGGATTGTCGATATCGAGGACACGATCGGCGATCTCACCGACCAGCAGCAGCGCCACCTGCGCCAATGTGCCGGTGCCCGGAAAACGGACATCGGAGAGACGCCCGGAGACATCAATCAATGCGACGCCCTCCGCGCGGCGTTCGGCCCGCAGCCCCGTGAACTGTTCGACATCCGCGACGACCCGATCCTGCAGCAACAGCGGTCGTTCGTCGTAGGCCAGATCCTCGGCGTACACCACCGGACGCTCCACGAGACTGCGCCGCACCCGCCGCGCCGCATCGGCGGCCTGCGCATTGGCGGCCGGACCGTGCGCGAGCGCGTCCTCGGTCAGCAGACCACGGACACTGTGCAGATGCTGCAGCGCGCGCGGCGGTCGAAACAGCGCGAAAACCACCGGCCGGTCGATGTCGTAGAGCGCCTCACCCGCCTCCGGATCGGCGGCCCAGCCACCCGCATCGCCATCGGCCAGGGTGAGCGCACCCCGATGCGCGAGCCAGCCGACGGCATCGACGAAGGCATCGCGATCGGCGGCGCGGTCGGGTGCCAGTTCGAGGCCGTCGACCCGGCCGGTATAGGCGGCGACCTGATCGGCCAACTCCGACAATGTGATCTGATCGCCGGCGCGGCCGAGCGCTGCCAGCGCCAAGGCCAGATAGGCGTAGCGGCGGCGGTCGAAGACGCGCTCGGTGACGGAGCGGGCGGGTTTGCCCGAATCGAGTCGATCGATGACCGGGAAGACCCGGGCCGTCGTTTCGGTGACCTCGAGTCGGTAGCCGAACAATTCGGCCAGATCCTCGCGGAGTTCAGTGGCCCAGCGCCGGATCAGCGGCAGTGCGATCCGGTCCGGATAGGTCCGGGTGACCAGGTGGTTGGCGAGGATTACGCGGGCGGCGCGCTGATAGTTGTCGAGCGCGAGCGAATCGATGCGGCGGGCGTTGATCATGCGCGCCGCCCGCTGGTCGACTGCTTCACCTCGAGGCGGCGGTTGTTCAAATGCAGTAGCCCGCGTGCGGTGCGGATCACCGTCGAACCCGAATGTTCGGAGACGGTGAGGGTGACGCCGCTATCGGATCCGGTGGTGCTGTCGACGCGGCCGCTCACCGGAACCCAGGCCGTGGACGCGGCGTCGAGCAGGCGCAGCAGCACCTCGGTCTCCCGTTCGTCGAGGACGCGCTCGTGTACCGAGGCGGCGGCCAGGGATTTGGCGGCCTCGGCGCGGGCGCGCTGCGCATCCAACTGCGCCTCGCGGAGTCGGCGAATTCCCGCGTCATTGCGTTGAATTCGGGCCGGGGCACCGGCCTGTGGCGGCCTACCAGTCTCGGCGAGGGTGCGCGAGATCTCCAGTGGCGGTGCCTCCCACCAGGAGCGGATCGCGGGAATCAGATCCGCATCCGGATGTTCCAGGGAAATATGACGCGGCCTGCCGAGACCGAAGACGGCGTCGAAGAGCGCATGCGCGCTGTCGGTGGCCGGGGCTGCGGTGAACCAGCCCGCGAGATGCCGCAGCGCCGATTCGCGACTCACCCCGCCCTTCCGTGAATCGGTGACCCGCCGCAGCAGCGACAGCACGGCGGCAATGGCGCTCATGGTCGCCTCCCGCAGCCGATCCGCCTCGGTGGAGGACGATTCGCCGGGAATATCGGAGGCCGTCGCGATGAACCAGGTCCGCAGCCCCTGCCAGCGCGCCC
Protein-coding sequences here:
- a CDS encoding TIGR02678 family protein, producing the protein MNARRIDSLALDNYQRAARVILANHLVTRTYPDRIALPLIRRWATELREDLAELFGYRLEVTETTARVFPVIDRLDSGKPARSVTERVFDRRRYAYLALALAALGRAGDQITLSELADQVAAYTGRVDGLELAPDRAADRDAFVDAVGWLAHRGALTLADGDAGGWAADPEAGEALYDIDRPVVFALFRPPRALQHLHSVRGLLTEDALAHGPAANAQAADAARRVRRSLVERPVVYAEDLAYDERPLLLQDRVVADVEQFTGLRAERRAEGVALIDVSGRLSDVRFPGTGTLAQVALLLVGEIADRVLDIDNPVPVRPGAPDPAVALAEQLDGAIPESTVFVPLADLPSTDPDVVEEISDPDAEAMAYVRATYPFVEASWVGETVQALTDRYGVTFAAQWQADVPGLAREVTALLERLRLVQVVEDGLIILPALARYRGAVVTVRTKRAAELFVTASDTLGADSVGTEGI
- a CDS encoding TIGR02677 family protein, with amino-acid sequence MRLFSFATAEKRAEYLWVLRAFDSARAAYVVLLHADDVATWIERSAPDAPQLTGAEIGPLLDQLHQWGVVERSYDGTRAATLAEYRNRHYVYQLTQAGFKAYRAVAGVLEARLDEAALSRLVLPELLADLNTLAEANKAGDAERVYRTLRRLDAALSDMAARAAHFYLSLGDMVRTTEITPESFLAHKDALLAHMREFSMDLARFAPRLAAAIGEIEETGVEELIERAARCDERVLLSPAERQADWRARWQGLRTWFIATASDIPGESSSTEADRLREATMSAIAAVLSLLRRVTDSRKGGVSRESALRHLAGWFTAAPATDSAHALFDAVFGLGRPRHISLEHPDADLIPAIRSWWEAPPLEISRTLAETGRPPQAGAPARIQRNDAGIRRLREAQLDAQRARAEAAKSLAAASVHERVLDERETEVLLRLLDAASTAWVPVSGRVDSTTGSDSGVTLTVSEHSGSTVIRTARGLLHLNNRRLEVKQSTSGRRA